One window of Mediterraneibacter butyricigenes genomic DNA carries:
- a CDS encoding LysM peptidoglycan-binding domain-containing protein codes for MKQTYRNERRAAGRFHRRFFVTLFISAVMICMIGYFNKSQVSAYEPTDDQTICYKSILIEPGDSLWSIAKTYMPEECDSINTYIDSLRELNNLDSDELQANEHLMIYYID; via the coding sequence ATGAAACAGACATATCGTAATGAGAGAAGAGCAGCCGGAAGATTTCACAGAAGATTTTTTGTAACCTTGTTTATTTCTGCGGTTATGATTTGTATGATCGGATATTTCAATAAATCACAGGTGTCCGCTTATGAGCCAACGGACGATCAGACGATCTGTTATAAGAGTATTTTAATCGAACCGGGTGATTCTTTATGGAGTATCGCCAAGACATATATGCCTGAGGAATGTGACTCCATCAATACATATATAGACTCACTGAGAGAACTGAATAATTTGGATTCCGATGAACTTCAGGCAAATGAACATTTAATGATCTATTACATAGATTAA
- the lexA gene encoding transcriptional repressor LexA, which yields MSNGKITPKQQEILEYIKSQILTRGFPPAVREICDAVHLKSTSSVHSHLETLEKNGYIHRDPTKPRAIEILDDTFNLTRREMVNVPVIGRVAAGEPILAQQNIEEYFPLPASMLPNKQTYILEVKGESMINAGILSGDYVLVQEERTASNGDMVVALIEDGATVKTFYREEGVIRLQPENDFMDPIILKDVTILGKVIGVMRFFK from the coding sequence ATGAGTAACGGTAAGATTACGCCAAAGCAACAGGAAATTCTTGAATATATCAAGTCGCAGATTCTGACACGGGGATTTCCGCCTGCCGTTCGGGAAATATGTGATGCAGTTCATTTGAAGTCAACTTCTTCTGTCCACTCACATCTCGAGACTCTGGAAAAGAACGGATATATTCACCGTGATCCGACGAAGCCACGTGCGATCGAGATTCTGGATGATACTTTTAATCTTACCAGACGTGAGATGGTTAATGTCCCTGTAATCGGAAGGGTTGCTGCCGGTGAGCCTATACTTGCCCAACAAAACATTGAGGAGTATTTTCCTCTTCCTGCATCTATGCTTCCGAATAAACAGACCTATATTCTCGAAGTAAAAGGTGAAAGTATGATAAATGCAGGAATTTTAAGTGGGGATTATGTCCTTGTACAGGAAGAACGTACTGCTTCTAACGGAGATATGGTCGTCGCTCTGATTGAGGATGGAGCTACTGTCAAAACCTTTTATCGTGAAGAAGGTGTCATCCGTCTTCAGCCGGAAAACGATTTTATGGATCCTATTATTTTGAAAGATGTCACGATCCTCGGTAAAGTAATCGGCGTTATGAGATTCTTCAAATAA